The genome window CCCGCGCCGCTCGAACGGGGTGGGCCGGCCGCATGTGCCCGTCGATCTCGACACCGGGCGGTTCCTGGTCTGCGGGGTGCATGTGGCCGTGCCGTACACCACGGTCGCGCTGCTCGATCTGCGCGGCCGCGTCGTGGCGCAACGGGAGGTGAAGCACGAGCGGACGGACCCCGGCTGGGTGCTGGCCCGGGCCGCGGAGGGACTCGCGGGACTTCTCGGTGAGGCGCCCGGCCGCGGGCCGCTGGGGGTCGGGGTCGCGGTCGGCGGCTGGGTGGACCGGGAGACGGGCACCGTGGTCGAGCACGAGCTGCTGGGCTGGCGCGAGGTGCCGGTGCGGGAGCTGCTCGAGGCCCGTACCGGGCTGCCGGTCCATGTGGACGGGCACGCGCGCGCGTTGGTCAACGGGGAGCGGCTGTTCGGGCGGGCCCGGGGCAGCCGCAGCGTGCTGCACCTGTTCGTGGGCAACGTGGTCGACGCGGCCTTCGCCACCAATGACGAGGTGCACCACGGGCCCCGCTCCCAGGCGGGGTCGATCGCCCACCTTCCGGTGCCGGGCGGCACCGAGCCGTGCGCGTGCGGCCGTATCGGCTGCCTCCAAGTGGAGCTGAGCGAGCGGACGTTGTGCCGACGGGCCCGGGCAGCCGGGGTGATCGACGGGGTGAACCCGATGCACGTGGTGACCGCGGCGGCGGCCGGGGACGCGGTGGCGCGGCGGCTGCTGAGGGAACGGGCCCGGACGACCGGGTGGGCGGCCGGGCTGCTGCTGGACGTCCTGAACCCGGAGACGGTCGTGGTGACCGAGGTGGGTGTCATGCACTTCGAGGACTGCTTGCACGCACTGCGGGAAGCGGCCGGAATACGCCGGGCGGCGGCCGTCGTGCCGACCAGTTTCCCGGATTCCGTGCTTGCGGTCGCGGGCGGCTCCGTGGTTCTCGACGTGCTGTTCCGGGACCCACTGGGCGCGTCACCTGAGGCTATTTAATTCAGAAACTCGGAATGTTGACAGGGGTCGTCCATGGCCGGGAACATCCTGCTCATGAACCCGCTCACGAGCTGTCGCACCCTCTGTTGCTGACACATTGCCGCGCATGAAGCGCGTGTTTCCGTCTGCGTGAGTTCACTTCTTCCGGCACCCTTCCCGTCCGGGATTCCCCACTTCCGGCATGCGGCCCGCCCGGAATTCCTCCTGCTTTTGTGCTCTGTCCCGCTCCGTGCATCCAGGGAGTCCTCCCATGCCTTCTCCATCTGTTTCCGGTCTCGACCGCCGCCTGTTTCTCACCTCCCTGCTCGGGGCGTCCGCCGCCGTGGCCGGGCTCAGCGGCTGCGCGGGCGGCAGTGCCGCCGCCGACACCGAGGGCGCCGCCACCGAGCCGCTCGCCGACAAGGTCCCGGCCGGCACCAGCCTGAAGATCGCCTCGTACCAGAACCAGCAGCAGTTGCAGTTCAAGCTGGCGAGGCTGCCCGAGCTGCCGTTCACGGTGTCGAGCTGGGTGAACATCGGGGCCGGCCCCGACGTGATCAACGCGTTCCGCGCCAAGTCGCTGGACCTCGCCAACAACGCGGGCATCCCGCCCATCCAGGCGCACTACCAGGGCTTCGCCGCGAAGATCGTGGCGATCGACATCACCCGCAAGCCCAACTACCTCTTCGCCACCAAACCCGGCAGCGACATCCGCACCGTCGAGGACTTCAAGGGCAAGAGGCTGGCCTTCTCCCAGGGCCAGGCGCAGGGCGTCGTACTGCTGCGGGCGCTGAAGAAGGCGGGCCTGAAGTACTCCGACGTGAAGTTGGTCCCGCTGACCAGCAACCAGTTCCTCACCGCCCTGCAGTCCGGGCAGGTGGACGTGGCCCCGCTCGGCAACAACCAGGCACCCGCCTATCTGAAGCAGTACGGGTCCAAGGGCGCCCACACCGTCACCACCGACGTGGTCGACCTGCTGAACCTGCTGTGGGCGCCGCAGTCCGTGCTCAACGACCCGGCCAAGGCCGCCGCGATCGCCGCGTACATCCCCCAGTGGGCCCAGGCCCAGGTGTGGACGTACGAGCACCCGGACGTCTGGGACGAGGAGTTCTACGTCAAGACGCAGAACCTGACCCTCGAGCAGGCCAAGTCCATCACCGCGCTCGCCAACAAGCCGCTGTTCCCGGCCGGCTGGGACGAGGCGATCAAGTGGGAGCAGGAGACCGCCGATCTGCTCGCCGAGGGCGGCTTCGTGAAGAAGTTCGACGTCTCCTCGCTCTTCGACCACCGCTTCGAGTCCATCGCCGCCACGGCCGTACCGGCGGAGTACCGGAGGTGAGCGCCGTGACCGCGACGACGGCAGCCGTGGCGGCGACGGCCGTCGAGGAACTCCCCCAGGTCCGTCGGCGCCGCCGGCTCTCCCCCGGGCGTCACCTGCCCGCCGCCCGGCTCATCGGCCCGCTGGTGGTCCTCGCCCTGTGGTCCGCCGCCTCGGCCGCGGGAGCGCTCGACCAGGGTGCCGTCCCGGCGCCCTGGACGGTGCTGAGGACGGCCGGCCACCTGTGGACGGACGGCACGCTGTCCACGGATGTGCTGACCTCGCTGAAGCGGGCCGCGTACGGCTTCGCGATCGGCCTGACCGCGGGCGTGCTGCTGGCGCTCGCCTCGGGGCTCAGCCGGGTGGGGGAAGCGCTGATCGACGGGACCGTGCAGCTCAACCGGGCGATCCCGACCCTCGGTCTTATCCCGCTGTTCATCCTCTGGCTGGGCATCGGCGAGACCTTCAAGATCGCCACCATCGCGATCGTCGTCTACATCCCCATCTACCTGAACACGCACTCCGCGTTGTCCGGCATCGACAGCCGGTACGTCGAACTCGCCGAAGTGCAGGGCCTGTCGAGGTTCACCTTCGTCCGGCAGGTGGTGATCCCCGGCGCGCTCCCCGGATTCTTCGTGGGACTCCGGCTCGGCGTGACCGGCTCCTGGCTGGGCCTGGTGGTCCTGGAGCAGATCAACGCAACCAGCGGCCTCGGCTACATGATGTTCCAGGCGCAGAACTACGGCCAGACCGACGTCATCCTGGTCGGCCTGCTGATCTACGGCGTCTTCGGCCTGGTCTCCGACAGCGTGGTCCGTCTCATCGAACGGAGGGTGCTGTCGTGGCGACGCACACTGAGCAGCTGACCCGGCCCGCCGTCCGACTGCGGAGCCTGACCCGGTCGTTCGACGGCCGTACGGTCCTCGACGGCATCGACCTCGACCTGCCCGCCGGACAGTTCACCGCCCTGCTCGGGCACAGCGGCTCGGGCAAGTCCACCCTGCTGCGGGCCGTCGCCGGACTCGACCACGGGGTCGTCGGCAGAGGGCGGCTCACCGCACCCGAGCGGGTCTCGGTGGTCTTCCAGGACTCCCGGCTGCTGCCCTGGCGCCGCGTTCTGGACAACGTCCTGCTGGGCCTGAACGGCAAGGAGGCCGAGGAGCGCGGCCGGGCCGCCCTCGCGGAGGTGGGCCTGAAGGGCCGCGAGCGGGCCTGGCCGGGTGAGCTGTCCGGCGGTGAGGCCCAGCGGGCCGCGCTGGCCCGCTCCCTGGTCCGCGAGCCCGAGCTCCTGCTGGCCGACGAGCCGTTCGGGGCACTGGACGCACTCACCCGGATCAGGATGCACAACCTGCTGCGCGAGCTGTGGAAGCGCCATCGGCCCTCCGTGCTGCTCGTGACCCACGACGTGGACGAGGCGATCGTGCTCGCCGACCGCGTCCTCGTCCTGGACCAGGGCCGTATCGGCCTCGACCTGACCATCGACCGCCCGCATCCGCGCTCCTACCGCGAGCCGGTCCTGGGCGAATACCGCGAGCGGCTGCTGGCCGCCCTGGGCGTCACGGAGGACCATCAGTGACACAGAGAAGGCTCCACCTCAACGCGTTCCTGATGAACACCGGTCACCACGAGGCCTCGTGGCGGCTCCCGGAGAGCGACCCCTACGCGCACGTCGCCCTCGCGCACTACGTCGACCTGGCGCGGACCGCCGAGCGCGGCACCTTCGACTCCCTCTTCCTCGCCGACGGCCCCCAGCTGTGGAACAACCTCGCCCAGCGGCCGGCCGGTGCCCTGGAACCGCTCACCCTGCTGACCGCGCTGGCGACGGCCACCGAGCACATCGGCCTGATCGCCACCGCCTCCACGTCCTACAACTCCCCGTACAACCTGGCCCGCAAGTTCGCCTCGCTGGACATCATCAGCGGGGGCCGGGCGGGCTGGAACATCGTCACCACCGCGGGCGCCGAGGCCGCGCGCAACTTCGGCCTGGACGCCGAGCCCGCACACGCCGAGCGCTACGCGCGCGCCGCCGAGTTCCTCGACGTGGCCCTCAAGCTCTGGGACAGCTGGGAGGACGACGCCATCGTCGCCGACGAGGCGACCGGAGTCTGGGGCGACGACAGCAAGATCCACCCGCCCCGGCACAAGGGTAGGTACTTCAGCGTCGCCGGCGCCCTCAACGTGCCGCGCACCCCGCAGGGTTACCCGCTGCTGGTGCAGGCGGGCTCCTCGGAGGACGGGAAGCGGTTCGCGGCACGGTACGCGGAGGCGGTGTTCACCGCCCAGCAGACCATCGAGGACGCGCAGGCCTTCTACGCCGACCTCAAGTCCCGCACCGAGCGGGCCGGACGCGACCCCGACCACATCAAGGTGCTGCCCGGCATCGTCCCCGTGCTCGGCTCGACCGAGGCCGAGGCCGGAGCCGCCGAGCAGCTCCTCGAGGACCACATCGTGTACGACCACGGGGTGGGCCGCCTGGAGAGCCTGCTGCACCTGGAGCCCGGGACCCTCGAGCTGGACGCCCTGCTCCCCGCCGATCTGCCGCCCGAGTCCGCCATCGAGGGCGCCAAGAGCCGCTACACGCTCGTCGTGGAGCTGGCCAGGCGCGAACGGCTGACCGTACGGCAGCTGATCGGGCGGCTCGGCGGCGGGCGCGGGCACCTGACCTTCGCGGGGACGCCCGAGCAGGTCGCCGACCAGATCGAGACATGGTTCACACAGGGAGCCGCCGACGGCTTCAACATCATGCCCGCGGTGCTGCCCTCCGGCCTGGAGGCGTTCGTCGAGCACGTCGTGCCGATCCTGCGCGCCCGCGGCCTGCTGCGCACGGAGTACGGCCCCCGCCAGACCCTGCGGGAGCGCTACGGCCTCCCCCGCCCCGCCAACCAGTATCTGACCCCCGCACTCGCCACCGCCTGAAAGGACCCGCCATGTCCATCGAGATCACCAAGGTCACCGCACGCATCGGCGCCCGGGTCTCCGGAGTCGACGTCACCAAGCCGCTCGACCAGGAGCAGGTCACCGCGATCCGCGAGGCCCTGAACGCCCACAAGGCACTCGTCTTCGACGCCGGGGACCTGGACGACGAGGGCCAGCAGGCCTTCGCCCGCCGGCTGGGCGACCTCACCACCGCCCACCCGACGGTCGGCGCCGTCGAGGGCGCCCCGAACGTGCTGCCCGTGGACAGCGAGCGGGGCCGCGCCAACCACTGGCACACCGACGTCACCTTCGTCCTCAACCCGCCGCAGGCCAGCACCCTGCGCTCGATCACGATCCCGCCCTACGGCGGCGAGACCCTGATCGCCAACGCGGCGGCGGCCTACCGCGACCTGCCGGAGCCGCTGCGCCGCCTGGCCGACACCCTGTGGGCCGAGCACACCAACGACTACGACTACGCGGTGCCGGAGGAGGAGATCGACGAGGAGAAGGCCGCCCAGCGCGCCCAGTTCACCTCGATCAAGTACCGCACCGCCCACCCCGTCGTCCGCGTCCATCCGCTGACCGGGGAGCGCGGGCTGTTCATCGGCGGCTTCGCGCAGCGGATCGTGGGCCTGTCGGCCGGCGAGTCCCGCAAGATCCTGGAGCTGCTCCAGGCGTACGTCACCCGCCCGGAGAACATCCTGCGCCACCGCTGGGCCCGGAACGAGCTGGTGCTCTTCGACAACCGGATCACCCAGCACTACGCCGTCGACAACTACGACGGGCAGCCGCGCCGGCTGCACCGGGTGACCGTCGCCGGTGACGTCCCGGTCGGCATCGAGGGCAAGGAGAGCTACTCGATCGAGGGCGACGCCTCGCACTACACGCCGGTCGCCGCGTAATCGGCAGGTCACCCGGCGTACATCCGGCGTCCGGATAGTGGGCAGCCTCTCCGTCCCACCGGAGAGGCTGCCCACACTGTGGGCGTTTTGCCCCTCTCACGTACGGGACGAGCCGCGCCCATGCCCAGCACCACCGTCGAGACGCCGCCGACCGACGACGTCTCCCTCTCCCACGGCCTCAAGCAACGCCATCTGTCGATGATCGCCCTCGGCGGGGTGATCGGCGCCGGCCTGTTCGTCGGGTCCGGCGCGGGCATCGCCGCCGCCGGGCCGTCGATCGTGATCGCGTACGCCGTCTCCGGTCTCCTCGTCATGCTGGTGATGCGGATGCTCGGCGAGATGTCGGCCGCACATCCGTCGTCGGGCTCCTTCTCCGCGCACGCCGAGCGGGCCATCGGCCCCTGGGCGGGCTTCACCGCGGGCTGGTCGTTCTGGGTGCTGCTGTGCACGGCGGTGGGCCTGGAGGGCATCGGCGCCGCGAAGATCGTCACCGGCTGGCTGCCCGGCACCCCGGAATGGGCGTGGGTGGCGCTGTTCATGGTGGTCTTCTGCGGGGCCAACCTGGCCGCCGTGAAGAACTTCGGCGAGTTCGAGTTCTGGTTCGCCGCGCTGAAGGTCGGCGCGATCACCCTGTTCCTGGTGCTCGGCGTGCTGGCGATCGCGGGCGTACTGCCCGGCACCGACTCACCCGGCGCCTCGCACCTGACCGACTTCCTGCCGCACGGCAGCGAGGGCCTGGTCATCGGCCTGCTCGCGTCGGTGTTCGCGTACGGCGGCCTGGAGACCGTCACCATCGCGGCGGCCGAGTCGCAGGACCCGGTCAGGGGTGTGGCGAGCGCGGTGCGTACGGCGATGTGGCGCATCGCGGTGTTCTACGTCGGCTCGATGGCGGTCATCGTCACGCTGGTCCCGTGGAACGCGAAGGAGGTCGTCGAGAAGGGCCCGTACGTGGCCGCCCTCGACCACCTGGGCATTCCGGGCGCCGGGCAGCTGATGAACGTGGTGGTGCTGGTCGCGCTGCTGTCCGCGATGAACGCCAACATCTACGGCTCCTCGCGCATCGCGTACTCGCTGGTGGAGCGCGGCCAGGGCCCGAAGGCGCTGGGCAGGGTCTTCGGCGGCGTCCCGCGGATCGCGGTGCTGGCGTCCTCGGTCTTCGGGTTCGTGTGCGTGGTGCTGAGCTACTGGCGGCCGGACGACGTCTTCCCCTGGCTGCTGAACATGATCGGCGCGGTGATCCTGGTCGTCTGGGTCTTCATCGCGGTCTCGCAGCTGCGCCTGCGCCGTCGCCTGGAGCGGGAGACGCCCGGCAAGCTGGTCGTGCGGATGTGGGCGTTCCCCGTGCTGACGTGGCTCGCGCTGGCCGGCATGGCGGCGATCTTCGTGCTGATGGCGCGACAGCCCGACACCCGTGTTCAGCTGTACTCGACGGGCGGGATGACCCTGTTCCTGGCGGCCGTCGGCTACGCCTGGCAGCGGGCGCGCGCCGAACGCTGACGCCGGGACCGCCGCGTGGCGGTCCCGCGCGCTCCTCTTTCCGTCGCACGTGGGATTGACGGTCCGCCACCTCGGGATCACCCTCGGTCGACAAGCCGTTCCCACGAGGGGACGGGGACGGGAAGGGGAGCCGATGGAGTCGACCGACCCGGTACGTGTGGCGGCCGCGGGTGACCGCTTCGTCGTGCCGTCGCTGATCACGGCGGCCATACACCACGAGATGGACGAACATCCCTGCGAAGTACGGGAGTTGGCGCTCGCGGAGGGCGCGGGCGACGCCGAGGAGGAGCTGATCAAGGCGCTGGCGGACGCCGAGGTCCTCGTCACCCGCGGCGGTCCGGTCACCGAGCGGGTGCTGGCCGCCGCACCGGAGCTGCGGCTGGTGGTGGTGTGCCGGGGCGGCCCGGTGAACGTCGACCTCGATGCGGCCAAGGCACATGGCGTCCGCGTCTGCCGTGCGCCCGGCGGCGAGGCGGCGGCCACCGCCGAGTTCACGCTCGGCCTGATGCTGGCCGCGCTGCGCCGCATCCCGGAGGCCCACGCCTTCCTGACCCGGCAAGGGGGGTGGCAGGGCCCCGCGTCCCCTACGTACGAGCACGCCGGCCCGGAGCTGGAGGACCTGCCGGTGGGCCTGATCGGTCACGGCGCGGTGGGCAGCCGGGTCGCGCGGGCGCTGTGCGCGTTCGGGGCACGGGTGATGGTCTACGACCCGTATGTGCGCGGCGAGGTGCACGGGCTGCGGATCGGCTCGCTCGACGACCTCCTGCGCCGCTCCCGGGTGATCACCCTGCACGCCCCGCTCACCTCCGGCACCCGGGGCCTGATCGGGGCCCGGGAGCTGGCCGTGCTGCCGCGCGGCGCGGTGGTGGTGAACGCGGCGGACGGGGAGCTGCTGGACGAGGACGCGCTGTGCGACGCCCTGGAGAGCGGGCAGCTGTCGGCAGCGGCCCTCGACACGTACGCGCACGAGCCGCTGCCGCCGGACTCCCGGCTCCTCGCTCTGGCACCACGGCTGGTGCTGACCCCGCGCCTCGGCGGGTCGAGCCGTGCGGCGGCCGAGAAGGCGGCCGGGATCGCGGCGGAGGAGGTGGGCCGCTGGGTGCGCGGGGAGCCCCCGGCGCACTCCCTGGCGTGATCGGGCACTACGAGGAGACAGCCATGACCTACCGGGCATACCGGCGGTGTCCCAACTGCGGGGACACCATGCAGGACTTCCGGGAGCTGGAGGGGGACGCGGAGAAGGCGGCGGCCGAGGAGGTCCTCCGGCCGGTCCTGGAGGGCCATCCCTTCGTCGCGAAGGACTACCACCGCTGCGCCCGCCCCGGCTGCCGGCGCATCCAGCGCAAGGACCACTGGAGGACGGGGGCGACGTTGCCGGAGGAGTCCTAGTGCCCCGACAGGCACGGGACACGGGAAAGGGCGCCGCACCGGCCATGGCTGCGGCGCCCTGGTCCACGCTGCCTCAGCGGCACCCGGCGGTGAGGACTACAGGTTGCTGAAGTCCGGCCCCTTCGTCCGCGTCCGCTTGATCTCGTAGAAGCCCGGCACCGACGCGACCGCCAGCGTCCCGTCCCAGAGCCTCGCCGCCTCCTCGCCCTTCGGCGCCGGAGTCACCACCGGTCCGAAGAAGGCGATCTGCTCCCCGTCCGGGCCCGGCACCGCGATCACCGGCGTGCCCACCTCCTGGCCCACCTTCTCGATGCCCTCCTTGTGCGAGGCCCGCAGCTCCGCCTCGAACTCGAAGTCCTCCTGCTCGGCGTAGTCGATCAGGTCGGCGGGCAGACCGACCTCCTGAAGCGCCGCCGCGATCGCCTCGAGCGTCGGCCCCTCGCCCTGGTTGTGGAAGCGCGTGCCGAGCGCGGTGTACAGCGGTCCGAGGACGTCCGCACCGTGCTTCTGCCACGCCGCCGTCACCACCCGCACCGGCTTCCACGCCTTGGTCGCCAGCATCTCCCGGTACTCCTCGGGCAGCTGGTCAAGCTTGTCCTCGTTCAGCACGGCCAGGCTCATGATGTGCCAGCGCACCTCGATGTCCCGGACCTTCTCCACCTCCAGCACCCAGCGGGAGGTCATCCAGGCCCAGGGGCACAGCGGGTCGAACCAGAAGTCGACGGGGGTCTTGCCGGAAGCGGTCGCGGTCTCGGTCTCGGTCTCGGACATGGCTCTCCTCGGAAACGTGGACGTTCAACCGGCGACAACCGGCGCACCGCCCGCGTCATTCCCTCACGCGTGCCTGTCGTACTCCCTGCTGCCCCAGGTCAGGGGCGCATGGCAGGATCGGTCCTGTCCGTGCCACCCAGCAGCCGCCAAGGAGTGCCGCCCGTGCCCGGTGAGAACCTGTCCCGCGACGAGGCCCAGGAGAGGGCCGCCCTGCTGTCCGTCGACGGGTACGACGTGTCGCTCGACCTGCGCTCCGCCGTGGGCGAGGCACCCGGCGGCGCGGACGAGCAGCGTACCTTCCGCTCGGTCACCACGATCCGCTTCCGCTGCGCCGAGCCGGGCGCGGCCGGCTTCGCCGACCTGATCGCCCCGAGCGTCACCGCGGTGTCCCTCAACGGCAAGGACCTCGACCCCGGCGAGGTCTTCGACGGCACCCGCGTCCTGCTGGAGGACCTGGCCGTCGAGAACGAGCTGGTGGTCGACGCCCAGTGCGCCTACTCCCGCACCGGTGAGGGCCTGCACCGCTTCGTCGACCCGGAGGACGGCGAGGTCTACCTGTACACCCAGTACGAGCCCGCCGACGCCCGCCGCGTCTTCGCGAACTTCGAGCAGCCCGACCTCAAGGCCCCCTTCCGCTTCGAGGTCCGCGCCCCCGAGGGCTGGACGGTGTGGAGCAACGGCGTCGGCGAGAAGCACGACGGGGTGTGGCGGTTCGCGGAGACCAAGCCGATCTCGACGTACATCACCTGCGTCGTGGCGGGCCCGTACCACTACGTCACCGACACCTACACCCGCACCCTCGACGACGGCACGACCCTCGAGATCCCGCTCGGCGCGATGTGCCGCAAGGGTCTGGCCCGGCACTTCGACGCGGACGACGTCTTCCTGATCACCAAGCAGGGCCTGGACTTCTTCCACGACCACTTCGACTATCCGTACCCGTTCGGCAAGTACGACCAGGCGTTCGTGCCCGAGTACAACCTCGGCGCCATGGAGAACCCGGGGCTCGTGACCTTCACCGAGGAGTTCGTCTTCCGCGGCAAGGTCACCCAGGCGTCCTACGAGCGCCGGGCCAATGTGATCCTGCACGAGATGGCCCACATGTGGTTCGGCGACCTGGTGACCATGGCCTGGTGGGACGACCTGTGGCTGAAGGAGTCCTTCGCGGACTTCATGGGCTCGTTCTCACTGGTGGAGGCGACCCGGTTCACGAGCGGCTGGATCACCTTCGCCAACAACCGCAAGGCGTGGGCGTACCGCG of Streptomyces cynarae contains these proteins:
- a CDS encoding ROK family transcriptional regulator yields the protein MPRTAASTLVSPVPRAADSDRRRTSASVVLRSVLEHGPVARSTVARLTGLSPASVTEHCARLTGLGLIREEAAPRRSNGVGRPHVPVDLDTGRFLVCGVHVAVPYTTVALLDLRGRVVAQREVKHERTDPGWVLARAAEGLAGLLGEAPGRGPLGVGVAVGGWVDRETGTVVEHELLGWREVPVRELLEARTGLPVHVDGHARALVNGERLFGRARGSRSVLHLFVGNVVDAAFATNDEVHHGPRSQAGSIAHLPVPGGTEPCACGRIGCLQVELSERTLCRRARAAGVIDGVNPMHVVTAAAAGDAVARRLLRERARTTGWAAGLLLDVLNPETVVVTEVGVMHFEDCLHALREAAGIRRAAAVVPTSFPDSVLAVAGGSVVLDVLFRDPLGASPEAI
- a CDS encoding ABC transporter substrate-binding protein, translated to MPSPSVSGLDRRLFLTSLLGASAAVAGLSGCAGGSAAADTEGAATEPLADKVPAGTSLKIASYQNQQQLQFKLARLPELPFTVSSWVNIGAGPDVINAFRAKSLDLANNAGIPPIQAHYQGFAAKIVAIDITRKPNYLFATKPGSDIRTVEDFKGKRLAFSQGQAQGVVLLRALKKAGLKYSDVKLVPLTSNQFLTALQSGQVDVAPLGNNQAPAYLKQYGSKGAHTVTTDVVDLLNLLWAPQSVLNDPAKAAAIAAYIPQWAQAQVWTYEHPDVWDEEFYVKTQNLTLEQAKSITALANKPLFPAGWDEAIKWEQETADLLAEGGFVKKFDVSSLFDHRFESIAATAVPAEYRR
- a CDS encoding ABC transporter permease, giving the protein MTATTAAVAATAVEELPQVRRRRRLSPGRHLPAARLIGPLVVLALWSAASAAGALDQGAVPAPWTVLRTAGHLWTDGTLSTDVLTSLKRAAYGFAIGLTAGVLLALASGLSRVGEALIDGTVQLNRAIPTLGLIPLFILWLGIGETFKIATIAIVVYIPIYLNTHSALSGIDSRYVELAEVQGLSRFTFVRQVVIPGALPGFFVGLRLGVTGSWLGLVVLEQINATSGLGYMMFQAQNYGQTDVILVGLLIYGVFGLVSDSVVRLIERRVLSWRRTLSS
- a CDS encoding ABC transporter ATP-binding protein; this translates as MATHTEQLTRPAVRLRSLTRSFDGRTVLDGIDLDLPAGQFTALLGHSGSGKSTLLRAVAGLDHGVVGRGRLTAPERVSVVFQDSRLLPWRRVLDNVLLGLNGKEAEERGRAALAEVGLKGRERAWPGELSGGEAQRAALARSLVREPELLLADEPFGALDALTRIRMHNLLRELWKRHRPSVLLVTHDVDEAIVLADRVLVLDQGRIGLDLTIDRPHPRSYREPVLGEYRERLLAALGVTEDHQ
- a CDS encoding LLM class flavin-dependent oxidoreductase, whose protein sequence is MTQRRLHLNAFLMNTGHHEASWRLPESDPYAHVALAHYVDLARTAERGTFDSLFLADGPQLWNNLAQRPAGALEPLTLLTALATATEHIGLIATASTSYNSPYNLARKFASLDIISGGRAGWNIVTTAGAEAARNFGLDAEPAHAERYARAAEFLDVALKLWDSWEDDAIVADEATGVWGDDSKIHPPRHKGRYFSVAGALNVPRTPQGYPLLVQAGSSEDGKRFAARYAEAVFTAQQTIEDAQAFYADLKSRTERAGRDPDHIKVLPGIVPVLGSTEAEAGAAEQLLEDHIVYDHGVGRLESLLHLEPGTLELDALLPADLPPESAIEGAKSRYTLVVELARRERLTVRQLIGRLGGGRGHLTFAGTPEQVADQIETWFTQGAADGFNIMPAVLPSGLEAFVEHVVPILRARGLLRTEYGPRQTLRERYGLPRPANQYLTPALATA
- a CDS encoding TauD/TfdA dioxygenase family protein, coding for MSIEITKVTARIGARVSGVDVTKPLDQEQVTAIREALNAHKALVFDAGDLDDEGQQAFARRLGDLTTAHPTVGAVEGAPNVLPVDSERGRANHWHTDVTFVLNPPQASTLRSITIPPYGGETLIANAAAAYRDLPEPLRRLADTLWAEHTNDYDYAVPEEEIDEEKAAQRAQFTSIKYRTAHPVVRVHPLTGERGLFIGGFAQRIVGLSAGESRKILELLQAYVTRPENILRHRWARNELVLFDNRITQHYAVDNYDGQPRRLHRVTVAGDVPVGIEGKESYSIEGDASHYTPVAA
- a CDS encoding amino acid permease, which codes for MPSTTVETPPTDDVSLSHGLKQRHLSMIALGGVIGAGLFVGSGAGIAAAGPSIVIAYAVSGLLVMLVMRMLGEMSAAHPSSGSFSAHAERAIGPWAGFTAGWSFWVLLCTAVGLEGIGAAKIVTGWLPGTPEWAWVALFMVVFCGANLAAVKNFGEFEFWFAALKVGAITLFLVLGVLAIAGVLPGTDSPGASHLTDFLPHGSEGLVIGLLASVFAYGGLETVTIAAAESQDPVRGVASAVRTAMWRIAVFYVGSMAVIVTLVPWNAKEVVEKGPYVAALDHLGIPGAGQLMNVVVLVALLSAMNANIYGSSRIAYSLVERGQGPKALGRVFGGVPRIAVLASSVFGFVCVVLSYWRPDDVFPWLLNMIGAVILVVWVFIAVSQLRLRRRLERETPGKLVVRMWAFPVLTWLALAGMAAIFVLMARQPDTRVQLYSTGGMTLFLAAVGYAWQRARAER
- a CDS encoding NAD(P)-dependent oxidoreductase, translated to MESTDPVRVAAAGDRFVVPSLITAAIHHEMDEHPCEVRELALAEGAGDAEEELIKALADAEVLVTRGGPVTERVLAAAPELRLVVVCRGGPVNVDLDAAKAHGVRVCRAPGGEAAATAEFTLGLMLAALRRIPEAHAFLTRQGGWQGPASPTYEHAGPELEDLPVGLIGHGAVGSRVARALCAFGARVMVYDPYVRGEVHGLRIGSLDDLLRRSRVITLHAPLTSGTRGLIGARELAVLPRGAVVVNAADGELLDEDALCDALESGQLSAAALDTYAHEPLPPDSRLLALAPRLVLTPRLGGSSRAAAEKAAGIAAEEVGRWVRGEPPAHSLA
- a CDS encoding DsbA family protein gives rise to the protein MSETETETATASGKTPVDFWFDPLCPWAWMTSRWVLEVEKVRDIEVRWHIMSLAVLNEDKLDQLPEEYREMLATKAWKPVRVVTAAWQKHGADVLGPLYTALGTRFHNQGEGPTLEAIAAALQEVGLPADLIDYAEQEDFEFEAELRASHKEGIEKVGQEVGTPVIAVPGPDGEQIAFFGPVVTPAPKGEEAARLWDGTLAVASVPGFYEIKRTRTKGPDFSNL